A portion of the Gigantopelta aegis isolate Gae_Host unplaced genomic scaffold, Gae_host_genome ctg3655_pilon_pilon, whole genome shotgun sequence genome contains these proteins:
- the LOC121392365 gene encoding LOW QUALITY PROTEIN: aqualysin-1-like (The sequence of the model RefSeq protein was modified relative to this genomic sequence to represent the inferred CDS: inserted 1 base in 1 codon) — protein MRDLKQLLEKVQTQSLSSEIHKIEGPFAKIFVAKLSIEEAHKVKDLDNVEFVEEETFAEASISWALDRIDQVSPVLDGIFEPGRDGEGVDIYILDTGINYDHCEFDGNRAVYTGYDPVDNYYRTNQKGQDCNGHGTHVASLACGKYYGVAKKANCYSVRVLGCSGSAPWSVVIDGLNSAATNITNKIPRRPAIISMSLSGSNTRSVNNVXKNIVNMGIPIVAAASNDRDDACNYSPASAPEVITVASSARGDNVSFFTNGGSCVDIFAPGSDVTAADYGCDGCTCTTTLSGTSMATPLVSGAIALYLQEQPLLTPSQIMEKLTEDCLMSLWFQTRRVIRATPGIETTGQYMVALKQDTVMRDLKPLLKKFELIFEFRNSQN, from the exons ATGAGAGATTTGAAGCAGTTGCTGGAAAAAGTTCAAACTCAATCCTTGAGTTCCGAAATCCACAAAATAGAGGGTCCATTTGCTAAAATATTTGTCGCAAAGTTGTCAATAGAAGAAGCACATAAG GTAAAAGACCTTGACAATGTTGAATTTGTTGAAGAAGAGACATTTGCTGAAGCTTCAATTTCATGGGCACTGGATCGTATTGATCAAGTCAGTCCAGTATTAGATGGTATATTTGAACCTGGACGAGACGGAGAAGGTGTTGACATTTACATTTTAGATACAG gtattaATTATGATCACTGTGAGTTTGATGGTAATAGAGCTGTGTATACTGGATATGACCCTGTTGACAACTATTACAGAACTAACCAAAAAGGTCAagattgtaatggacatggaaCTCATGTAGCGAGTCTTGCTTGTGGAAAATATTATGGTGTTGCCAAAAAAGCTAACTGTTATAGTGTTCGTGTATTAGGATGTAGTGGTTCAGCACCTTGGAGTGTGGTTATAGATGGATTAAATTCTGCTGCGACAAATATCACCAATAAGATTCCTCGTCGTCCTGCTATCATTTCAATGTCATTGAGTGGTTCAAATACTAGATCAGTTAACAATG caaaaaatattgttaacatGGGAATACCAATTGTTGCAGCTGCTAGCAATGATAGAGATGATGCTTGTAATTATAGTCCTGCTAGTGCACCAGAAGTTATTACTGTTGCTAGCTCTGCTCGAGGAGATAATGTGTCTTTCTTCACAAATGGTGGTTCTTGTGTTGATATATTTGCTCCTGGCTCAGATGTAACAGCAGCTGATTATGGGTGTgatggatgtacatgtacaacaacTCTGTCTGGAACATCAATGGCTACTCCTTTAGTTAGTGGTGCAATAGCACTATACTTACAAGAGCAACCACTACTGACTCCATCTCAGATTATGGAAAAACTAACTGAAGATTGTTTAATGAGT CTGTGGTTTCAAACACGTCGAGTTATTCGTGCTACTCCTGGAATAGAGACAACAGGTCAGTATATGGTTGCACTGAAACAAGATACAGTCATGAGAGATTTGAAGCCATTGCTGAAAAAGTTCGAACTCATCTTTGAGTTCCGAAATTCACAAAATTGA
- the LOC121392364 gene encoding LOW QUALITY PROTEIN: proteinase R-like (The sequence of the model RefSeq protein was modified relative to this genomic sequence to represent the inferred CDS: deleted 1 base in 1 codon), with product MSRVPHYQNNYLIIQIKDLDNVEFVEEETFAEASLSWALDRIDQVSPVLDGIFEPEGDGEGVDIYILDTGINVNHNEFDGNRAIYPGYDPVDNYYGTNPTGQDCDGHGTHVASLACGKTYGVAKKANCYSVPAVQTRRVIRAAPGIETTGQYMVVLTLDTSHERFEAIAEKVQSQSLSSDIYKIEGEFAKVIVTELSEAEAHQIKDLDNVEFIEEETFAEASLSWALDRIDQVSPVLDGIFEPEGDGEVDNYYGTNQTGRDCRGHGTHVASLACGKNYGVAKKANCYSVRVLGCTGRAPWSIVIDGLNYVATNITNKNPHRPTIISMSLS from the exons ATGTCTAGAGTGCCA CATTATCAGAATAATTATCTAATTATTCAGATAAAAGATCTTGACAATGTTGAGTTTGTTGAAGAAGAGACATTTGCAGAAGCTTCACTTTCATGGGCACTGGATCGTATTGACCAAGTCAGTCCAGTATTAGATGGTATATTTGAACCTGAAGGAGATGGAGAAGGTGTTGACATTTACATTTTAgatacag gTATCAATGTTAACCATAATGAATTTGATGGTAATAGAGCCATATATCCTGGATATGATCCAGTTGACAACTACTATGGAACTAACCCAACTGGTCAAGACTGTGATGGACACGGAACTCATGTAGCAAGTCTTGCTTGTGGGAAAACA TATGGAGTTGCAAAAAAAGCTAACTGTTATAGTGTTC CTGCAGTGCAGACACGTCGAGTCATTCGCGCTGCTCCTGGTATAGAGACAACAGGTCAGTATATGGTTGTACTGACACTTGATACTAGTCATGAAAGATTTGAAGCAATTGCTGAAAAAGTTCAAAGTCAGTCCTTGAGTTCtgacatttacaaaatagaagGTGAATTTGCTAAAGTAATTGTTACAGAACTGTCAGAAGCTGAAGCACATCAG ATAAAAGATCTTGACAATGTTGAGTTTATTGAAGAAGAGACATTCGCTGAAGCTTCACTTTCATGGGCACTGGATCGTATTGATCAAGTCAGTCCAGTATTAGATGGTATTTTTGAACCTGAAGGAGATGGAGAAG TTGACAATTACTATGGAACTAACCAAACTGGTAGAGACTGTCGAGGACATGGAACTCACGTAGCAAGTCTTGCTTGTGGAAAGAATTATGGTGTGGCCAAAAAAGCTAACTGTTACAGTGTTCGAGTATTAGGATGTACGGGTAGAGCACCTTGGAGCATTGTTATAGATGGACTAAATTATGTTGCAACAAATATCACTAATAAGAATCCTCATCGTCCAACTATCATCTCAATGTCATTGAGTG